One genomic segment of Erythrobacter sp. THAF29 includes these proteins:
- a CDS encoding S41 family peptidase → MNIGRTTLSATLSLALVACGGGGNNNPGPIAGGPTPAPPPTANCSLSAQQDFADDVLDQWYLFPNLLDNTVNKANFSDLQSYLDARVAPARAQNRDRGFTFATSIAEENALINSGSSAGFGIRLIYDINNNRVFIAEAYENAPGFAAGMDRGTELVAIGTDASNLTTVSSLMASGGPQAVIDALGPSDPGVTRVIRFAQVGGAVVEQSIAKADFSLDPVSDRYGALVLNDGGKKVGYLNLRTFIVGTSDRQLVDAFQEFSNEGVTEFIIDFRYNGGGLVRIADLMGDLMRGPNTGQIFSKTIFNDQQSGRNSTELFESTTQFLNAQTGALGPDQAIPSVNPIKIAFIGRGGTASASELVINSMLPYVDPANIALIGRNTSGKPVGQFGFDLDECDLRIRAVTFRTVNADDEGEYFSGLAGVMPNTCIANDDIFTQFGDPSEASIAQALSFLRGQTCNPISGGAGQTAQGVGGRELLQPRRPNAAQHEIPGLF, encoded by the coding sequence ATGAATATTGGTCGCACAACCCTTTCCGCAACCCTTTCGCTCGCCCTCGTGGCTTGCGGGGGCGGAGGCAACAACAACCCCGGCCCCATCGCGGGCGGGCCTACTCCTGCACCTCCGCCCACAGCGAACTGTTCACTGTCAGCCCAGCAGGACTTTGCCGATGATGTGCTCGATCAATGGTATCTGTTCCCCAATCTGCTCGACAATACGGTGAACAAGGCCAATTTCAGCGACCTGCAAAGCTATCTGGACGCGCGCGTAGCGCCCGCGCGTGCGCAAAACAGGGATCGCGGCTTTACCTTTGCGACCTCGATCGCCGAAGAGAACGCGCTGATCAATTCAGGCTCGAGCGCTGGTTTCGGCATTCGGCTGATCTATGACATCAACAACAATCGCGTGTTCATCGCGGAGGCATACGAAAACGCCCCCGGCTTCGCGGCCGGTATGGACCGCGGAACCGAGCTGGTCGCAATAGGCACCGATGCAAGCAATCTCACTACGGTCTCTTCGCTGATGGCATCGGGCGGACCGCAGGCGGTCATTGATGCTCTCGGGCCATCCGATCCAGGCGTGACGCGAGTGATCCGCTTTGCGCAGGTCGGCGGTGCTGTGGTCGAGCAATCCATCGCCAAGGCTGATTTCTCGCTGGATCCCGTTTCGGATCGCTACGGCGCGCTTGTCCTGAACGATGGCGGAAAGAAGGTCGGATATCTCAACCTGCGGACGTTTATCGTTGGCACTTCGGACCGCCAACTCGTCGATGCGTTTCAGGAGTTCAGCAATGAAGGTGTAACCGAATTCATCATCGATTTCCGCTACAATGGCGGCGGCCTCGTCCGAATTGCCGATCTCATGGGCGACCTCATGCGGGGGCCGAATACGGGACAAATCTTTAGCAAGACGATCTTTAACGATCAGCAGTCAGGCCGCAATTCAACCGAGTTGTTCGAAAGCACCACTCAGTTCCTCAATGCTCAGACGGGAGCGCTCGGGCCGGATCAGGCCATCCCTTCGGTCAACCCGATAAAGATCGCATTTATTGGCCGGGGTGGTACCGCTTCGGCAAGCGAGCTCGTCATCAACTCAATGCTGCCCTATGTCGATCCGGCCAATATCGCGCTAATAGGCAGGAATACCTCAGGAAAGCCGGTAGGTCAGTTCGGCTTCGACTTGGACGAGTGCGATCTACGCATCCGCGCAGTGACCTTCAGGACGGTCAATGCTGACGACGAGGGCGAATACTTCTCCGGCTTGGCAGGTGTTATGCCCAATACCTGTATTGCCAACGACGATATCTTCACGCAGTTCGGCGATCCGAGCGAGGCTTCGATAGCGCAGGCCCTCTCATTCCTCCGAGGCCAGACCTGCAATCCGATCAGCGGGGGTGCCGGACAAACCGCTCAAGGCGTGGGAGGGCGCGAATTGCTCCAGCCGCGCCGGCCCAATGCAGCGCAGCACGAGATACCGGGTCTGTTCTAG
- a CDS encoding DoxX family protein, with protein sequence MIKRGVRVLLALFYGYAGYAHIVRPEPFLAITPDWVPFPEAVIFWTGIAEIAGAIGLAQPFSMKLRQAAGIGLALYALCVWPANMNHFAMDMASEDGGLGLGYHLPRMIAQPVLIWLALWTGEVIGARRHSE encoded by the coding sequence ATGATCAAACGTGGAGTGCGGGTGCTATTGGCACTGTTCTATGGCTATGCCGGATACGCCCATATTGTCCGACCAGAGCCGTTTCTTGCCATTACTCCGGATTGGGTGCCGTTCCCGGAAGCGGTAATTTTCTGGACTGGCATTGCCGAGATCGCAGGAGCGATCGGCCTTGCTCAACCGTTCTCAATGAAACTGCGGCAGGCGGCGGGGATCGGACTGGCACTCTATGCGTTGTGCGTTTGGCCGGCGAACATGAATCACTTCGCGATGGACATGGCCAGCGAAGATGGCGGCCTGGGCCTCGGCTACCACTTGCCCCGCATGATTGCTCAACCTGTCCTGATCTGGCTCGCCCTTTGGACGGGCGAAGTCATCGGCGCGAGGCGGCATTCCGAATGA
- a CDS encoding DUF2945 domain-containing protein, which produces MSNSNSFQTGQYVKWNWGDGEGRGQIKERFEREVTRTLQGAEVTKDGDEDNPAYLIKQDDGDEVLKRGSELEAQD; this is translated from the coding sequence ATGAGCAATTCCAACAGCTTCCAGACCGGTCAGTATGTCAAATGGAACTGGGGTGATGGCGAAGGCAGGGGCCAGATCAAGGAACGTTTCGAACGTGAAGTGACCCGTACACTGCAGGGCGCCGAAGTCACCAAGGACGGTGACGAGGATAATCCCGCCTACCTCATCAAACAGGATGACGGCGACGAAGTGCTGAAGCGTGGCTCCGAGCTCGAGGCGCAGGATTGA
- a CDS encoding SWIB/MDM2 domain-containing protein, which produces MAGKTNALQKPVQLSGELENVIGKGPMTRAQVTSKVWDYIKANGLQDKNDKRQINPDAKLGAVIGNSQISMFKMTAAVSKHLS; this is translated from the coding sequence ATGGCTGGCAAGACCAACGCACTGCAGAAGCCGGTGCAGCTTTCAGGTGAGCTCGAAAACGTGATCGGCAAAGGTCCGATGACGCGCGCTCAGGTCACCTCGAAGGTGTGGGACTACATCAAGGCAAACGGCCTTCAGGACAAGAATGACAAGCGTCAGATCAATCCTGATGCCAAGCTTGGCGCGGTGATCGGCAATTCGCAGATCTCGATGTTCAAGATGACCGCTGCGGTGTCGAAGCACCTCAGCTAA
- a CDS encoding COG3650 family protein, producing MGLEIGRAGRAARAVGLFAAAMLATACQQSTGIDERGEVFAGIADSATVNLVGNEPFWGMEIVPQADGYLAKYSTPDNVEGSAFAVSRFAGNNGLGFSGEIDGEDVQVALTPGECNDGMSDRTYPYTATVAIGEATLYGCGYSSDEPYTGEEAQ from the coding sequence ATGGGTTTGGAGATCGGCAGAGCAGGTCGCGCCGCAAGGGCGGTGGGACTTTTCGCAGCAGCGATGCTCGCAACCGCTTGCCAGCAATCGACAGGAATCGACGAACGCGGCGAAGTTTTCGCTGGGATTGCGGACAGTGCGACCGTGAACCTCGTTGGCAACGAGCCATTCTGGGGAATGGAGATCGTCCCGCAGGCAGACGGTTATCTCGCGAAGTACTCGACCCCTGACAATGTCGAGGGATCCGCTTTCGCGGTGTCGCGGTTTGCCGGGAACAACGGTCTGGGGTTTTCGGGCGAAATCGATGGCGAGGACGTGCAGGTCGCGCTTACGCCGGGCGAATGCAACGACGGTATGTCGGACAGAACATATCCGTATACCGCTACGGTCGCGATCGGAGAGGCTACACTATATGGCTGCGGGTACAGCAGCGATGAACCTTACACAGGAGAAGAAGCGCAGTGA
- a CDS encoding cupin domain-containing protein yields MAATDSADRLIEQLKLAPHPEGGWYRETWRGDACEDGRASGTAILFLLKAGESSHWHRVDAHEMWFWQAGDPLDLGIAASDGGPVETIRLGSEVTAGQHLQGHVPKDAWQAAEPADGTQGYCLVSCVVVPGFEFSGFELAGPDWEPGQ; encoded by the coding sequence ATGGCAGCAACTGATAGCGCGGACAGGCTGATCGAACAATTGAAGCTTGCGCCCCACCCCGAAGGCGGGTGGTATCGCGAAACGTGGCGCGGCGATGCGTGCGAGGATGGCCGCGCGTCTGGCACAGCGATCCTGTTTCTGCTCAAGGCAGGCGAAAGCTCGCACTGGCACCGCGTCGATGCGCATGAAATGTGGTTCTGGCAGGCGGGCGATCCGCTCGACCTCGGCATTGCTGCAAGCGATGGGGGGCCGGTGGAGACCATCCGCCTGGGCAGCGAAGTCACTGCGGGCCAGCACCTGCAGGGTCACGTCCCCAAGGACGCTTGGCAGGCTGCTGAACCAGCCGACGGCACCCAAGGCTATTGCCTCGTCTCGTGTGTTGTGGTGCCGGGTTTCGAGTTTTCAGGTTTCGAACTTGCCGGGCCTGATTGGGAGCCGGGACAATGA
- the dapD gene encoding 2,3,4,5-tetrahydropyridine-2,6-dicarboxylate N-succinyltransferase, with protein MSETLIAEIEAAWENRSEVTPGHEARHAVNKALKMLGHGEARVAEPDGDGGWRVNQWLKKAVLLSFRLRDNSIMEGGSGGENAFDKVPLRFAGWGENRFREAGFRVVPGAIVRRGSFIGKGVVLMPSFVNIGAYVDEGTMVDTWATVGSCAQIGKNVHISGGAGIGGVLEPLQAEPVIIGDGAFIGARSEVAEGVRVGEGAVLSMGVYLGASTKIVDRATGEIHMGEVPPYAVVVPGTLPGKPLADGSPGPSLYCAVIVKTVDAQTRSKTGINELLRD; from the coding sequence ATGTCTGAAACACTCATCGCCGAAATCGAAGCCGCTTGGGAAAACCGGTCCGAAGTCACGCCCGGACACGAGGCTCGGCACGCGGTCAACAAAGCGCTGAAAATGCTCGGACATGGGGAGGCGAGAGTTGCCGAGCCTGACGGAGATGGCGGCTGGCGCGTCAATCAGTGGCTCAAAAAGGCGGTGCTTCTCTCATTCCGTCTCAGAGACAATTCGATCATGGAAGGCGGATCAGGCGGCGAAAATGCCTTCGACAAGGTTCCGCTCAGATTCGCCGGGTGGGGCGAGAACCGTTTTCGCGAGGCCGGTTTCCGCGTCGTGCCGGGTGCAATCGTGCGCAGGGGCAGCTTTATCGGCAAAGGGGTCGTCCTGATGCCCAGCTTCGTCAATATCGGCGCCTATGTCGATGAGGGAACAATGGTCGATACTTGGGCGACAGTAGGATCTTGCGCCCAGATCGGCAAAAACGTGCACATTTCGGGCGGCGCCGGGATCGGCGGCGTGCTCGAACCGCTGCAGGCGGAGCCTGTCATTATCGGCGATGGAGCATTCATCGGTGCTCGCTCGGAAGTCGCAGAAGGCGTGCGTGTTGGCGAAGGGGCAGTGCTCTCGATGGGCGTCTATCTCGGTGCTTCGACCAAGATCGTCGACCGCGCGACCGGCGAAATCCACATGGGCGAAGTACCGCCCTATGCGGTTGTGGTCCCCGGCACTCTCCCCGGCAAACCTCTGGCCGATGGTTCGCCCGGCCCCTCGCTCTATTGTGCCGTTATCGTAAAGACAGTCGATGCACAGACCCGCTCGAAGACAGGGATCAACGAACTTCTGCGCGACTGA
- a CDS encoding DUF3253 domain-containing protein — translation MISANDAINELLGKRGPGKTMCPSEAAKRLTGPDGDWRENMGLVHRAVDEMFEAGTITLSWKGKRKEQRRGAYRIARR, via the coding sequence ATGATCAGCGCCAACGACGCGATCAACGAGTTGCTGGGAAAGCGCGGGCCGGGAAAAACGATGTGCCCGAGCGAGGCGGCAAAGCGTCTCACCGGCCCGGATGGCGATTGGCGCGAGAATATGGGTCTGGTTCACCGGGCGGTCGATGAAATGTTCGAGGCCGGAACCATAACCCTTTCGTGGAAGGGTAAGCGGAAAGAGCAGCGGCGCGGCGCCTATCGCATTGCGCGCCGCTAA
- a CDS encoding S8 family peptidase, with protein sequence MKMSPGAIVPPKSDDTAPISWKAVGKAAVVASACAALAACSGSPSSTPPIVSAPPLPPPPPPPPPPPPPPPPPPTTNFNTAEFRQSDGPGFHNVDAAWREGFTGSGEIIAVVDSGLDSDSPEFAGRVHPASADVAGSRGIDPEDDHGTNVALIAAAGRNNQGILGIAFEAQILALRTDEPGSCGMDTPDDPTLGCLFNDRDIATAIQRAIDNDATVINLSLGGGGTSQRVLNAVTQAANRGVVVVVAAGNSGDGSDPDIDPDQPDPFAQALLAAGNGNVIIVGSVDDQSQISGFSNRAGDDAAAYLTALGERVCCVYDNGELFIETIDGQRFVTVFSGTSFAAPQVSGAVAILAQAFPNLTAVEIVEILLDTARDAGAVGTDAVYGTGILDIAAAIAPNGTTTLAGTGRSLALADNFAVGSAAMGDALSGASLSTVVLDKYERAYRVALGTQAQAAVPIQRLRGAVERGGITRAAGNEAMSLAVTIGEGQRAAGLGWSRELQLSPEEALGARVLAARVAARIAPDLKLGFAISQSATGLVGQLRGADRPAFAIAPSAGGNMGFLTSSDLAFAARRQIGPWGLTLSAETGRAWLGDNRRAGDVVYGVRESRPTRSIGLAADRRFGDFETGMALTWLAEEDTLLGSHFNPALGLRGADTLFVDGDARWSLAPKWQLGGAYRLGVTRPQASELLGSGSHLLSEAWSLDVTRRSLLTDFDQVGFRISQPLRVSGGGIDFDLPVAYDYVTEAPIIGRQTLSLSPKGRELMGELTYGSPLFFGYARASVFYRSEPGHIERAPTDVGALVSFSASF encoded by the coding sequence ATGAAAATGTCCCCCGGAGCGATTGTTCCGCCAAAATCTGATGATACAGCCCCGATCAGCTGGAAAGCGGTCGGAAAAGCCGCCGTCGTGGCGTCAGCGTGCGCGGCGCTTGCCGCCTGTAGCGGCAGTCCGAGCTCTACTCCGCCGATTGTGTCGGCGCCGCCACTTCCGCCGCCGCCACCTCCCCCTCCGCCGCCACCGCCTCCTCCTCCGCCCCCGCCAACGACCAATTTCAACACGGCGGAGTTTCGTCAGTCCGATGGGCCGGGTTTCCACAATGTCGATGCGGCATGGCGCGAAGGGTTTACGGGCTCTGGAGAAATCATTGCGGTCGTCGATTCAGGCCTCGACAGCGACAGCCCCGAATTTGCGGGGCGCGTCCATCCCGCCTCTGCCGATGTCGCTGGATCGCGCGGGATCGATCCCGAGGACGATCACGGGACCAACGTTGCGCTGATCGCAGCTGCCGGCCGAAACAACCAGGGCATCCTTGGTATTGCTTTCGAAGCCCAGATACTTGCCCTGCGGACCGACGAACCAGGCTCATGCGGCATGGATACGCCGGACGATCCCACTCTCGGGTGCCTCTTCAATGATCGCGATATTGCCACTGCGATCCAGCGGGCAATCGATAACGACGCGACGGTCATAAATCTCAGCCTCGGTGGGGGGGGGACGTCGCAGCGCGTTCTGAATGCTGTCACGCAGGCGGCGAACCGCGGTGTCGTTGTTGTAGTCGCGGCCGGGAATAGCGGCGACGGCAGCGATCCGGATATCGATCCCGATCAACCGGATCCATTCGCGCAGGCGCTGCTCGCGGCAGGTAATGGAAACGTGATCATCGTAGGATCGGTCGACGATCAGAGCCAGATTTCCGGCTTCAGCAACCGTGCAGGCGACGATGCCGCCGCCTATCTGACCGCACTCGGCGAAAGGGTATGCTGCGTCTACGATAATGGCGAACTGTTCATCGAAACGATCGACGGGCAGCGGTTCGTTACCGTGTTTTCAGGCACAAGCTTTGCTGCACCGCAGGTGTCGGGCGCGGTCGCGATCCTGGCGCAGGCCTTCCCGAACCTCACTGCGGTCGAGATTGTAGAGATCCTGCTCGACACCGCGCGTGACGCGGGTGCAGTGGGGACGGACGCTGTTTACGGAACCGGTATCCTGGATATCGCGGCTGCAATTGCGCCCAATGGCACGACAACCCTTGCGGGAACGGGTCGCTCGCTCGCTTTGGCAGACAACTTCGCGGTCGGTTCGGCTGCCATGGGAGATGCGCTGAGTGGTGCTTCGCTGAGTACCGTAGTCTTGGACAAGTACGAACGCGCCTACCGCGTGGCGCTCGGCACCCAGGCGCAGGCTGCCGTTCCCATCCAGCGCCTGCGCGGTGCTGTCGAACGCGGCGGGATTACACGCGCGGCGGGCAACGAGGCCATGTCGCTCGCGGTGACCATCGGTGAAGGGCAGCGTGCAGCAGGCCTGGGTTGGTCGCGCGAGTTGCAATTGTCGCCCGAAGAGGCTTTGGGAGCACGGGTGCTGGCCGCGCGCGTGGCGGCGAGGATTGCACCCGACCTCAAGCTTGGCTTCGCTATCTCGCAAAGTGCCACCGGCCTCGTTGGTCAGCTGCGCGGTGCGGATCGACCCGCTTTCGCCATAGCCCCGAGCGCAGGCGGCAATATGGGCTTCCTTACAAGCAGCGACCTGGCTTTTGCAGCGCGCCGCCAGATCGGCCCGTGGGGTCTGACGCTGTCGGCAGAAACCGGGCGCGCCTGGCTCGGCGACAATCGCCGGGCGGGCGATGTGGTTTATGGCGTGCGGGAAAGTCGTCCCACGCGCAGTATCGGCCTCGCGGCCGATCGCAGGTTTGGCGATTTCGAAACCGGTATGGCGCTGACATGGCTGGCGGAAGAGGACACGCTGCTTGGCAGTCATTTCAATCCGGCGCTGGGTCTGCGCGGTGCTGACACGCTCTTCGTCGATGGAGACGCGCGCTGGAGCCTAGCGCCGAAATGGCAGCTTGGCGGCGCCTACCGCCTCGGTGTCACTCGTCCTCAGGCCTCCGAACTGCTGGGTTCCGGGTCGCATCTGCTGAGCGAGGCGTGGTCGCTAGACGTGACACGGCGCAGCCTGCTTACCGATTTCGACCAGGTCGGTTTCCGTATCAGCCAGCCGCTGCGAGTGAGCGGTGGCGGGATCGATTTCGACCTCCCAGTGGCCTATGACTACGTGACCGAGGCACCAATTATCGGTCGGCAGACGCTTTCGTTGTCGCCAAAGGGCCGCGAACTGATGGGCGAATTGACATACGGCTCGCCGCTATTCTTCGGTTATGCGCGGGCGAGCGTGTTTTACCGTAGCGAACCCGGACACATCGAACGCGCGCCCACGGACGTCGGTGCGCTCGTCAGCTTTTCGGCCTCGTTTTAA
- a CDS encoding GFA family protein, translating to MAQTGGCLCGKVRYTLDADPIVCVTCHCKNCQKQAGSALSIIIGVPENALEVEGQVKTYNDKGDSGATVYRQFCDTCGSPVFTRLDDSKGLMFIKAGTLDDTSGLQPQFHCYTKSKQNWFDLGGIPGFDTVPEGM from the coding sequence ATGGCACAGACGGGGGGATGTCTTTGCGGAAAGGTGCGCTACACGCTCGATGCAGACCCGATCGTGTGTGTGACTTGTCACTGCAAAAATTGCCAGAAACAGGCTGGTAGCGCGCTTTCGATCATCATCGGCGTCCCGGAGAATGCGCTGGAGGTCGAAGGACAAGTCAAGACCTACAACGACAAGGGCGACAGTGGCGCAACGGTCTATCGCCAGTTTTGCGACACCTGTGGATCGCCGGTCTTCACCCGCCTGGATGATTCAAAAGGGCTGATGTTCATCAAGGCGGGGACCCTCGACGATACGAGCGGACTGCAACCGCAATTCCATTGCTACACGAAAAGCAAACAGAATTGGTTCGATCTTGGTGGAATTCCCGGTTTCGATACGGTCCCGGAAGGGATGTAG
- a CDS encoding YbhB/YbcL family Raf kinase inhibitor-like protein — translation MPDLPDWLGPKLPAASRHPGLAIATLGDARSFGRGGFALSSPAFDAGEELDPCFTAKEEDAVAPPLEWTAPPPGSQELVIIVEDASTTGGAPQCHWLVWGLAGQRGKLLEGEVPPRTGKNHLGNSEWLLPDPPIGETRQYVFQIFATDLPLTLMPGASRDDLVASLKGTITACAVLTAPFTGVEAADEMAWDDEEVD, via the coding sequence ATGCCTGACCTGCCTGACTGGCTTGGCCCCAAATTGCCCGCCGCATCGCGCCATCCCGGCCTTGCGATCGCGACGCTCGGCGACGCGCGTTCATTCGGGCGCGGTGGCTTTGCCCTGTCCAGCCCCGCTTTCGATGCGGGCGAAGAACTCGATCCGTGCTTCACCGCGAAGGAAGAAGACGCGGTAGCGCCGCCGCTCGAATGGACTGCGCCTCCGCCGGGCTCGCAGGAGCTCGTGATTATCGTCGAGGACGCCTCGACCACCGGTGGCGCCCCGCAATGCCACTGGCTTGTTTGGGGACTTGCAGGTCAGCGAGGCAAACTGCTCGAGGGTGAAGTGCCGCCGCGTACGGGCAAGAACCACCTCGGCAATTCCGAATGGTTGCTGCCCGATCCGCCGATTGGCGAGACGCGTCAATACGTGTTCCAGATCTTCGCGACCGATCTGCCGCTTACTCTCATGCCCGGTGCGAGCCGCGATGACCTTGTCGCCTCGCTCAAGGGCACGATTACCGCCTGCGCAGTCCTAACCGCCCCGTTCACCGGCGTCGAAGCCGCGGACGAGATGGCGTGGGACGACGAAGAAGTTGACTAA
- a CDS encoding dipeptidase, whose product MQHRLLPLAAIAAVLAAPAAAQSVAEDIAPAIENDAAAATANAALEAAPVFDGHNDVPIQLRARFDNQINDFDFTDTTGTGETHPQGRAMHTDLQRLSQGKVGAQYWSVYVPVSLSESEAVQMTMEQIDVMKRLITRYPQSLAYAETADQVESAMAEGRVASLLGMEGGHSIGSSLGVLRQMYVLGARYMTITHSANTPWADSATDDPEHGGLSDFGKDVIREMNRIGMLVDLSHVSEQAMHDALDVAQAPVIFSHSGVRAVNGHARNVPDSVLARLPDNGGIVMVVGLPGFLNDERRQWYAERQAEVARQESLYLGQPDVVNRAMAEWDAANPEPQTMVSHMADHIDHIKNFVGVEYIGIGADYDGMPSGPVGMEDASGYPALFEELARRGYSQVELELISSRNAIRVLRDAERYSASVAGQPPLETILPKED is encoded by the coding sequence ATGCAACACCGCCTTTTGCCGCTCGCCGCTATTGCTGCCGTCCTCGCCGCACCCGCCGCGGCGCAGAGCGTTGCCGAGGATATTGCGCCCGCGATCGAGAACGATGCAGCAGCCGCGACTGCCAACGCCGCGCTGGAGGCTGCGCCGGTGTTTGACGGGCATAACGACGTGCCAATCCAGCTTCGCGCGCGTTTCGACAACCAGATCAATGATTTCGATTTCACCGACACAACCGGTACCGGCGAGACTCACCCGCAGGGCAGAGCCATGCACACCGACCTCCAGCGGCTCTCGCAAGGCAAGGTCGGCGCGCAATACTGGTCGGTCTATGTGCCGGTGAGCCTGTCGGAGTCCGAGGCGGTGCAAATGACTATGGAGCAGATCGACGTGATGAAGCGCCTCATCACGCGATATCCGCAATCACTCGCCTATGCCGAAACCGCAGATCAGGTCGAAAGCGCGATGGCCGAGGGAAGGGTTGCCTCGCTGCTCGGCATGGAAGGCGGTCACTCGATTGGATCGAGCCTTGGAGTGCTGCGCCAGATGTACGTGCTGGGCGCGCGCTACATGACGATCACGCACTCGGCCAACACACCATGGGCCGATAGCGCCACCGATGATCCCGAACATGGTGGTCTCAGTGATTTCGGCAAGGACGTGATCCGCGAGATGAACCGGATCGGGATGCTGGTCGACCTCAGCCATGTCAGCGAACAGGCGATGCACGACGCACTCGACGTTGCGCAGGCACCGGTCATCTTCAGCCATTCGGGCGTGCGCGCGGTCAACGGCCATGCACGTAATGTGCCCGACAGCGTTCTTGCGCGTCTTCCAGACAATGGTGGAATCGTGATGGTGGTGGGCCTTCCCGGTTTTCTGAATGACGAGCGTCGTCAATGGTATGCAGAACGTCAGGCCGAAGTCGCGCGGCAGGAATCGCTCTATCTCGGCCAGCCCGATGTCGTGAACCGTGCGATGGCCGAATGGGACGCCGCCAATCCCGAGCCGCAGACCATGGTGAGCCACATGGCCGACCATATCGACCACATCAAAAACTTCGTGGGCGTCGAATACATCGGCATCGGCGCAGATTATGACGGCATGCCGTCAGGCCCTGTCGGAATGGAAGATGCTTCGGGATATCCCGCGCTATTCGAGGAACTGGCGCGCCGCGGCTATTCGCAGGTCGAGCTTGAACTCATTTCGAGCCGCAATGCGATCCGCGTCTTGCGCGACGCGGAACGGTATTCGGCAAGCGTCGCCGGCCAGCCCCCGCTCGAGACGATCCTCCCGAAAGAGGACTGA
- a CDS encoding fasciclin domain-containing protein, with product MKSLKIMLASTAALALAACAPEAETQDAMTADDTAMTADATAPGTIVEVAQDNESFSTLVSAVTAAGLGETLSSEGPFTVFAPTNDAFAKIDEATLTELTTNDTETLGEILKYHVVAGSLDAEAITNAITEAGEGGLTLETVGGGTLTANIVDGAVVLTDATGGTSTVTATDVEASNGVIHVIDTVLMPQ from the coding sequence ATGAAATCGCTCAAGATTATGCTCGCTTCTACCGCCGCGCTTGCACTCGCCGCATGTGCGCCCGAAGCAGAAACCCAGGATGCCATGACTGCGGATGACACCGCGATGACGGCCGACGCAACTGCGCCCGGCACCATCGTCGAAGTCGCGCAGGACAATGAGAGCTTCTCCACCCTCGTGAGCGCCGTGACCGCTGCTGGTCTTGGCGAGACTCTTTCGAGTGAAGGACCCTTCACGGTCTTCGCGCCGACCAATGATGCCTTTGCCAAGATCGATGAGGCGACGCTGACTGAACTCACCACGAACGACACCGAAACGCTTGGCGAGATACTGAAGTATCACGTCGTCGCCGGTTCGCTCGACGCGGAAGCCATCACCAATGCAATCACAGAAGCCGGCGAAGGCGGTTTGACGCTGGAAACCGTTGGTGGCGGCACACTGACTGCAAACATCGTCGATGGCGCAGTGGTGCTTACCGATGCGACGGGCGGCACATCGACCGTGACCGCGACCGATGTAGAAGCGTCGAACGGCGTAATCCACGTGATCGACACCGTGCTTATGCCGCAATAA
- a CDS encoding DUF3008 family protein — translation MAKAKSKAQRRAAGTALAAKRGPADKSDLQGASAEMYESMSGEELEEMASTSREDLPKTVNDE, via the coding sequence ATGGCCAAGGCCAAAAGCAAGGCGCAGCGACGGGCCGCAGGAACCGCGCTCGCAGCCAAGCGGGGCCCGGCCGACAAGTCCGATTTGCAGGGCGCTTCGGCGGAAATGTACGAGAGCATGAGCGGGGAAGAACTCGAGGAAATGGCTTCGACCTCGCGAGAGGACCTGCCGAAGACCGTCAACGACGAATGA